AAACTGTTTATCCTTTACATTGTGCTTTTTATCACATTCTTTCTTTTCAGATACAGAAAATTGTCCTAATAACATAAACAGAGGTGATCTCAAGAGGTATGTTACTAGATAACATCAAACTTTTCATGTATTACAAAAAGAGGAACAATGTTAGGAACTAAGCTTGGAGGTTGTCTTCCAGTAAATCTCTTGGCTAATGAACGGCGTTTTGCAGGATCCTGGTGGAAATAAAGGAAGTTGTGAGAAAACATATGGAATAAATATTTCACTCAGTCTTCTAATGTAGTTCTGTGGCTGATGTGACTTCTAAACTTCTTGTCTTTCTTGCGTTGGCTAGGATTCACTAATGTAGTTCCTTGTGCTAAAATGTTCCTGACCTGTTGTGGTTTACAGAAAAAATTCTTACCTTAGATATACAGAGAGAAAGTTTAAAACATGacattatttttaatattttttttcttttaatcatcACATTACTTGGTGTTGGTTGATTTTACTTTCTTTCAGAGACAAAGAAAATTTGGGAAAGGACATAGAGGAAGTAAAAGCATCCTTCCAGAACAAGACATTAGCCTTGCAGAGGTTGATTTTATATTTCTTtcctggttttttgtttgtgtgcatgcatacatggaaagcagtgaaggggagaaggacctgggagtcctagtgtatggaaggttgaccatgagccagtaatgtgctcttgtggccaggaaagccagagCCATCCTGgtgtgtattagaagggctgtcgttagtaggttgagggaggttctccccatctactctgctctggtgaggccacatcttgagtattgcgtccagttcaagaaggatagagaactgtttgagagagtgcagcacagaaccacaaggatgattaagagaGTGGAACGtctttatgaagaaaggctgagggaactgagtcTTTTTGGAGAGGGGACTAAGGGGTGATCTCagtaatgtttataaatatgtaaagagaatggagccagattttttttttgtgatgcccaatgacaggacaaggggcaatggatgaaACTTGAGgtgtaggaagttccatggaaacatgagcaAAAAgaattttcactgtgagggtgacagaacagtggaacaggctgcccaaggtggttgtggagtctccctctctgtagACATTCATAATCCGCCTGGAGGTgccccagtgtgatctggtataggtgatcctgctgtggcagtgggggttggactttcaaggtcccttctatcccttatcattctatgatactgcaTACATAATTCTGATTAAAATAGGATTTCAGTGTGATGTGTATGTTACAAACATGAATAGTACAAACATTGTAGTACCACTGAACTAGTAAGGATGTGGATGTAAAAGGACAAGTTACAAACTGAATATGTAAACTCAAAAGTTCCTGCAAAACTGTCAAAGTCCAAATGTATAAATCAGCAATATTTCTTGGCAGTATTTTACAAATGCCTGTGAAGAGGTGGAAGCTGATAAATGTTAGATGTGTTGTGTGGTAATTAATTTGAAATCCTACCTTTGCTTAGCTTCCCTTGTGCAAACACTGAGATTAGTGTGTCTCAGTTTGACAAGAGAGAAAGGAGTTATTACTCTCACAGTTACTGATAGGTCCTTGTTATGAGAGTTAAGCCCCATTATTTAAGGAATGTGATATTTAAAAGGTACAGAGTATTGTGTATCTGTATATAATAACTGTAAGAAActgagagtagatttagatcagTTTTCATTAGTTATACTTCTCCCCCACACTATGCAGGATCCAGGTTACGGCTGCCCTGAGACAAAAAGTGATGCAAAAAGATGACGATTCCAGGTAAGGTGTTCTTAGGTAATGGATgactagaatggaagggactTCATACAGCTTAATGTGACACAGCTCTACATTACTTCGTTGTACgttttttaaaaagcaagctTCCTTCTAGTTTTGACTTAGTGATAACACCACCTCCTCTCTAGAGTCAGTGTGATTAGAATTCTTATTCTCTGTGTGGATTTACAGTGAGGCTCTCAATTAACCAACCTCCAATTAAAGATTGTAATTTTTGATTCTCTAATGAGAACTACTTGTAGTTAAGcagtttgtttttaatgtgtaAGCTATTTGCATTTATAATAGCTGAGCCTATATTGCAGGCTTGTAACCACCttgcctttgctttgctgtCTTCATTAAGCTCCTACACAATTAATGTTTTTGAAAAAAGAACTTAAAGCTTCCAACAGATTTAACGTTACTTTTAATTTCCTGACCAATACTAACAGATGTGTGCATATGAAATGTGATAAGAAAAATATAATTTCTGTCAGAAATGCAGATGAAAATATTCCATCTCCATGAAGTCCCTGTCATGTGCTAGAAATCAGGTACTTCATATTTAAGCTGTTCTCAGGTGGCTAAGCATCCTTGATGCCTTCCAAGTTCTGTGAATTGAAATGTTAGAAAGACTTAATTGAAATGTTATGGAAGCCAGCTGGAAATAAGGAAACTATTTGGCTGTATACTTAGCATAAAGACCATAAAATTAGGTGTCGCATGTAATGAAAAAAGTATGCTTTCTTTTGTATTAAGGGAAGAGGGGATTTCATGTTTAATCCATATAAACTTGATTAAAACTTTTATGCTGCTGACATGTTAATGGTCTTAAGGTATACACCTGTGTTTTCTTCCTTAGACCAATCACAGAAACTGTGAAACAAATTGCATTGCTGAGCAATGCAATAACTGAACATGAGCAGGTATGTGGCACTTAGTCTCTGCAGTTGTGTGGGTCTACCAAACTGACAGAATTGCACAAGTTATTCAAAGCTAAGCATGTGGCCCAAAGGATGTGTTTTCCACTGGTGCTAAAATAACTGGAATGATTACTTAAAGTGAGTATGTAAGAAAGTCTGCTTCTAGAGCTGCCCTTAACTGTTTTTGTGAATTGAGTTAGCATATGTCAATATTTTTTTGAGCCAAGAGTCTAGAAAAtgcaaaatgctttttttttttctttcagcaagCACATGAGAAGGAACAGAAATTACTTGACATTAAAAGGAGAAGATTCTGTAAGTATGATGGTTTATATTTTAATGTAAAGTTCATATTTTGAAGTTCTTGTATCAAAATTAATTTCTATCTGAAGTAACTGCAAAATTCTCAACATAATTACAAAACTTCTGGAAAGAGTAAGAAGTAGTGTAAAAATGAGCTTATGCCTTATCTATTTAATCATGAGAATGATGCATTTGATTGACAAATGGAAAAAGATTAATCAATGTGATGACATTTTATTTAGTGTAAGCTCCCCAGAAAATTGTATGCATTTAGTAGTTTAAGTCAGTTCTACAATGTCTAAAGGATTTTTTTATGAGAATGAACCTTTCTGAAATGTTTGCAGAACAGAGAAATGGATTTACTTAAAGATCTCTCATAATGTTATGTATGTTGGTATTCAGTAGGCTTCTTAGAGTGGGTCGCACTTAGATATGAAGTCAATCTTTAGAACTTAATAAAGCAAATATGTTTTTGAATGCTTTTACTGTCATATGAGTAGGCTTGCCCGTAGTTTTAACAACTATTGTTTCAAGCATATGGAGTGCTGTATACATTTACAGCAGTGAACAAACACAGTGAAATGTCTGTCTTTATAGGAAAAGTAAGCATCCCTAGTATCTTTAGAAATTAGAGAAGAATTCCTTTCAACACATGAACTGTCCCTAAACAGTTTTATTCAGTTTAATCTCATATAAAAGCTAGTAATATTACTGGGGTGGGGTGTTTATATATGTGTAAATATAAAACGAGTTTGGAATTTGGTTTTGAAAAAGGTAAATAATCTTAAGCATTTCTGAATATAAAAGTTGCAACagctgaagctggagcataggacaGATATTCAAATTACTGTCTGTCTGATGGAAATGCAGATAGCACACAAATGACTTTGGTTCCCTCACTGATAGCAAAACTCCACAATATTGTTTGATACCAGGTAGCCACAGGATGCATTTCCTTTTGTGTGAAAGGAATATCTTGAAGTCCCTGTTTTGGAGGGAAAGTACAGAGTATGAATTTAGGGTTATTGCAGTGTTAAGTGCCTTGGATGTCTGCGAGGAAAAAAGTGTATTTTAGTTCTGTTGTTAAGCTAACCAGTTATTAAGCCTTCGTTTTCCTAATATTGGAACAGCACTACAAaaatctggagaacaggttctACAGGAAATTcaaactgtgaaaaaaaaagtggcaaAACGAAAAGGCCGTGAAATGAGCGGACCGCTGGAGAAAGTACataagttaaaagaagaaaaagacattATTGTACTCATTCAAAATATTTTCCAGGTAATATATAATGTAGCTTTTAGAAGCAAATTTGCATTTTTTTATTACAATCAAGATAACATAGTGTATGGTAAATGTAACTTCAAACAAAACTGTTTTCTAAAATCTTTAACAGTGTGGCAACTGCTACATGAAAGGAAAAGTATTGATTTAAGGGCTAAAAATGTCTTAATTGTCACAAATGTCTTtggaataattatttttttagttTAGAGACAGGCTATCATTCTGTCTTTTCCTGTGTACATAAAGAATGCATTTTCTCAGAAAATGGCCACCATAGGAATGACAGATGTTGTCTCTGTATTTTCTAACAATGACAGTTACCCCTACACTCTGTTAAGTCAGTTCCCCTGTCTCACAGTTAGGAAAAATAAATAGATCTTAATCCTGTGATTTATCAatgagccaggctgctgctcctcagtctGTTGCTTCTGACCATCTGCAGGTCTGTTGGCATCGCCTGCTGTAAAAGCCTTGGCCTGCAGCCACGGCTTGTCTCCAAATACTCCGAGCAATGTAGCTTTTAAGCTTCTGGTTACCCACGTATCAGATGCTGCTGACTAGTCTGCACCTGTGCAGCTGTCTGACAGGTCATCTGGAAAGTGGAGCCATGCAAAGTGGAAAAAAACTCATGATTTTGGATAGGGTGGAAGGACCTCCTTCACCTTTACAGTATACCTCTTACTGTGTGATTTGTCCCAGCATTCTTTGCCTGGCCCCACAGATCAGTGCAAAGTACAAAGACAGGCAAAGCGAAGTAAATTATGACTGCACTGCTTTTGAGTTTATCTGCAAACAGGTTGTGAAATCCCAGTctaaatattaaaaataaatgttgTGTACTTTAGACTGTCGAGAAGAGGGAATGTATTGTAGTGTTGATCATCGTGaaggtagggaggctctacaaaGAGACTTGGATCAATGGTCCAATTTAATGgtatgagcttcaacaaggccaaatgccaggtcctgcacttgggccacaatgACCTCAagcaatgctccaggcttggggtaGTGTGGgtggaaagctgtctggcagaaagggacctgggggctgtaATTGACAAGCAACTGAATATAAGCAAGCAGTGTGTCTGGGTGacaaagaaagccagtggcatcctggcctgtattggaaatgctgtgtccagcaggagtagggaggtatTGTCCTcttgtactctgctctagtgaggccacaccttgagtattgtgttcagttttggggaccTCATtaaaagaaggatgtggaggtgccagagcaagtgcagaggtgGGCAACAAAGCTAGAGAAGGGTGTGCAGCATAAATCTtaggaggagtgactgagggaagtAGGCTCTTtagtctgaggaagaggaggctgaggggagacctcattgctgtctacaactacatgaaggaaCATTGTGgaaaggttggtgctggtcttttctcacaggtaattagtgatagaacaacaggaaatggtctcaagttgtgacttagtaggtttaaattggacattaggaaacatatTTTTCCATAGAAAAAGTGATCGGGCATTgtaatggtctgcccagggaggtggtgcagtcgccAACCCTGCTTGTGTTTAAAGgttatttggatgtggtgcttggggatatgatttAGGGTGAACCCTGTAGAGCATGAATATTGGTTGGACTtccaacaaggttggaagagacctccaagatcagtcaggccaacctatcacccagccctgttcagtcaactagaccatggcactaagtgcctcatccaggcttttcctgaacacctccagggacagtgactccaccacctccctgggcagcccattccaatggcaaatcactctttctggcaagaacttcctcctaatatccagcctatacttcccccagcacaacttgagactgtgtccccttgttctgttgctggttgcctgacagaagagaccaaccccacctggctacagcctcccttcagacagaaatgaggtcatcccaggtcttttccaacctgaatgcttctgtgattctgaaagcTTCAGAAGATGGGATGTAACCATGCTGCGGATTTTGAAATTTCAGAAGAATTTCAAAGTCAGAAAGAGAGCCACATAGTTTTGTATTGTATGCTTTGTCTGCTACTGGTTTGTACTGGTAACAATACATCTCGATTTGTAATAAGAAATTAAACATTTCAGTGGTATTTAGATTATATTCCTAGATCTATCTCCTAGTTTTGAGCTGTAAGTAAAGCAAGTTTTCTTTGATTAGATTTATTAATTCATACATTCATTCCATAATGGCAGGGTGAGAATGTTAATTATCTTGTGTTTGAGGCAAACTGTATttcatatattaaaaaaaaaaccacctctaAATTCCTATGTTTAAAATGGGGATAATGAGCAAACATCTCTAGGAAATTCAAAGCACTGTCTTTTTGGCTATGTATTAACAGTAGGATCTGAAAAAATACTTCCCTTCCACCTCTTTCACTCATTCTGTCTAATTCAGTCACAGCTATGAATTTCAAAGTGTCCTGAATTAAAAATTGAATGGACAGCTTTTGAGAAATTTTATGAGGAACAATCAATTTTAAAGGCTTTATGTAATAATCTTTCTTTTTAATAGAATGTCGTAATAGGAAGCAGAGTGAACTGGGCTGAAGATCCATCTCTAAAGAACACTCTTCTACAGCTTGAAAAAAATATCAATTTCCTGTGAATCAATACAAACTGTTCAGTTTCACACAGTGTAGATAATGTGCTAAAGGCTGGCATGGCTCATCAAAGCGCTTTTAGGGGATTTTAAGTTTTTAACCTTTCTGTAAGTTGTTGTTTTCTCCAGAGACTCAGAATGGGGACAACAGGCAAAATTTAATTCCTAGTACACAATGAATGTTTGAGCGGGTTGTGTAGCTGATGaaagctacctgaagagacaccTGATAGCTGTCCCGTCTCAAATACTGATCTCTATGTAAAAGGCCACAGTACTACAGGAAAGAATATATGAatctaaatttttttttttaatgtaaaacaGGAGCTAACCCAAAATTATGTCGTTttctcctgagcagcagcaggctgcagagttcaGACAGAATGCATGACCCTGCATTGCCCCCGTGAAAAACACAATCTGGAAAAGGTGATTAAGTCAGCTTTTGCTGTAAAACGTTTTTATTATCAAAACACTGTGCAGTCACTTTAAACATTGAAGCTGACAGCCCCTTGGGCTGTACGATGTATACTGATGAGTAAGCCAGCGCTTTCAGCAGTAGTTGCAACCTGTAGATTTTGTTCTATCAAGTTAGATGTAACCCTAGTAAAAATGCAAGTGAAGTGTGAGCGGTTACTCGATGCTATCAGTTGCGCATCCAGGCAGTGTTTCCGACGTTCCGCTGGCAGCTTTGACGAGAACTCGCCCGCTCACAGCGTGCGATACGCTGAAGCAGTTGCTGTTTGTTGTTTGACTGTTGGCTTTTAGACGGGTTGG
Above is a window of Pogoniulus pusillus isolate bPogPus1 chromosome Z, bPogPus1.pri, whole genome shotgun sequence DNA encoding:
- the CENPH gene encoding centromere protein H; protein product: MRARGPFEGAAMEPSVKEAAAEDVLAKKVDVLCLFRLRDQMKQQLMEYNTAARANTENCPNNINRGDLKRDKENLGKDIEEVKASFQNKTLALQRIQVTAALRQKVMQKDDDSRPITETVKQIALLSNAITEHEQQAHEKEQKLLDIKRRRFSLQKSGEQVLQEIQTVKKKVAKRKGREMSGPLEKVHKLKEEKDIIVLIQNIFQNVVIGSRVNWAEDPSLKNTLLQLEKNINFL